The following are encoded together in the Triticum dicoccoides isolate Atlit2015 ecotype Zavitan chromosome 6B, WEW_v2.0, whole genome shotgun sequence genome:
- the LOC119322835 gene encoding FGGY carbohydrate kinase domain-containing protein, which produces MSHGGVFLGVDVGTGSARAGIFDEKGKLLGSASSPIQIWKEKDCIEQSSTDIWLAVCTAVKSACSLANVAAEDVVGLGFAATCSLVAVDTDGSPVSVSWSGDARRNIIVWMDHRAVDQADRINARNSPVLQYCGGGVSPEMQAPKLLWVKENLQESWSMACRWMDLSDWLAYRATGDDTRSLCTTVCKWTYLGHAHMGQWRELDSRDMEACGWDEVFWEEIGLGDLVEGNRAKIGRSVAFPGHPLGSGLTPTSAKELGLLPGTPVGTSLIDAHAGGVGVMESVPEAESKADLSDEEAICRRMVLVCGTSTCHMAVSKNKLFIPGVWGPFWSAMIPEYWLTEGGQSATGALLDYIVENHAAAPLLANHAASQSVSIFELLNKILLLMAHEQNIPFLSALSQDTHVLPDFHGNRSPVADPKSKGVICGLTLDTSEKHLALLYLATIQGIAYGTRHIVEHCNAHGHKIDTLLACGGLAKNSLYVQEHADIIGCPIILPRENESVLLGASVLGAVAAKKFSGIHDAMKSMNAAGKVVHPSSDPRVKKYHDAKYQIFRSLYEQQLSHRSAMAQALQ; this is translated from the exons ATGTCCCACGGCGGCGTCTTCCTCGGCGTCGATGTCGGCACTGGGAGCGCTCGCGCAG GCATCTTTGATGAGAAGGGTAAATTGCTCGGTTCGGCGAGCAGCCCGATACAGATATGGAAAGAGAAAGATTGCATCGAG CAATCTTCGACGGATATCTGGCTCGCGGTGTGCACTGCTGTAAAATCTGCATGCTCGCTTGCAAATGTCGCAGCTGAGGATGTTGTTGGCCTCGGATTCGCTGCTACTTGCTCCCTTG TTGCTGTTGATACTGATGGTTCCCCTGTTTCGGTTTCTTGGAGTGGTGATGCAAGAAGGAACATCATCGTGTGGATGGACCATAGGGCTGTTGACCAGGCTGATCGAATTAACGCTCGCAATTCACCTGTATTGCAGTACTGTGGCGGGGGCGTCTCTCCAGAAATGCAAGCTCCAAAG CTTTTGTGGGTAAAGGAAAATCTGCAAGAGTCCTGGTCCATGGCATGTAGGTGGATGGACCTTAGTGACTGGTTAGCATATAG GGCAACTGGTGATGACACCCGCAGCTTATGCACAACTGTTTGCAAATGGACATATCTTGGACATGCACACATGGGCCAGTGGAGGGAATTAGATTCGCGTGATATGGAAGCATGTGGATGGGATGAGGTCTTTTGGGAAGAAATAGGCTTGGGAGACCTTGTTGAAGGGAATCGTGCAAAAATAG GACGCAGTGTTGCATTTCCAGGCCATCCTCTAGGTTCTGGTTTGACACCTACTTCTGCAAAG GAGTTAGGCTTGCTTCCTGGGACACCTGTTGGAACTTCGCTTATTGATGCTCATGCCGGTGGCGTTGGAGTAATGGAAAGTGTGCCAGAGGCAGAATCTAAAGCCGACT TATCTGATGAAGAAGCGATATGCCGCCGCATGGTCTTGGTCTGTGGGACATCCACATGCCACATGGCTGTTTCAAAGAACAAATTATTTATTCCTGGTGTCTGGGGGCCATTTTGGTCTG CGATGATTCCTGAGTATTGGCTCACAGAAGGTGGTCAAAGCGCAACTGGTGCTCTACTTGATTACATTGTCGAAAACCATGCTGCTGCTCCCCTTCTGGCTAATCATGCTGCTTCTCAGA GTGTATCCATATTTGAGTTGTTGAACAAGATATTGCTTTTGATGGCACATGAACAAAATATTCCCTTTCTATCTGCCTTGAGTCAAGATACGCATGTCCTTCCAGATTTTCATGGAAATCG GTCCCCTGTTGCTGATCCAAAATCCAAAGGAGTGATTTGTGGCTTGACACTTGATACAAGTGAAAAGCATTTAGCGCTTTTGTACCTAGCAACAATTCAGGGTATTGCGTATGGAACTCGTCATATTGTGGAGCATTGCAATGCTCATGGACACAAG ATCGACACCCTTCTTGCCTGTGGCGGACTTGCAAAGAACTCCTTGTATGTCCAAGAGCATGCAGATATCATCG GATGTCCAATAATACTTCCTAGAGAGAATGAGTCTGTGCTTTTAGGTGCTTCTGTTCTGGGTGCTGTTGCTGCAAAGAAATTTTCTGGTATTCACGATGCAATGAAGTCAATGAATGCAGCTGGAAAG GTTGTGCATCCATCTTCGGATCCCAGGGTGAAGAAATACCACGATGCCAAATATCAGATATTCAGATCCCTGTATGAGCAACAGCTCTCTCATCGCTCAGCCATGGCGCAAGCATTGCAGTAG